TTATAGTTTATAGATTTAGTGTTTAAGATCTCTTTATAGCAATAGAGTGTTCTTTACTGTTATTCTATGAGATCATGTATTTATCATGCTACAAACTAAGCAAAactaaaaagattgaaaattttgttttgttgtttgttgtttgtTCTCTGCTATTCTGTTGTGCAACTTATTTTTCCGCGCCTTTGTAGGTACCATATATATATCAAACTAATTCCTATGACTTTTTATCATAAGCAACTGTGAGctattgtttatttgattgaATCCTCTGGGAATTGTTGTAAATGGAAATTTAAATAGGTACTAAGGATTTATTCTTATGCTATATAGTTTTCACTTCCATCTTAAAAATAAACCCACCTTCTAAAATGCATGTCCCCTTTTTTCATCAACCTAAGCAACATCGAGTCAAGGTTAATATGGTTCAGTTATCTCAAGATTTTTGGccattttcttaattaatgcaAGATTTTGCGAATGGTCAATATTCTATTCAGATTGTTATAGAATTTATATTCAAGAATACTATCTTCTTCCAATTCTGCAGAATCTATTCTGCTTTCGTTGTCTCAAAAAAATGTTAATACATTGATGAAGATACTGTAATATGGCAAAATGATTAAAGAATTAAAGAATCATTGAATTGCTCTATGATAGCTCTAAGTACATGCGTTTTGGTTGCAATTGATGACATGAAATCTCACAATATAATCTCATCAAGCAAGCCCCCATCccaaaaacaataataaaaaaaatttcagcaTCAAATAAACACAGATTCATATACATGAATTTTGTTGGACTATTAATCTAAAATAGAGCAGCAGCCAACAAAGCAAAAAAACTTGAAACACCAAAACGGATGAGTCCTGTTGCACTTGATGATTCAGCAGGGGGACCAAACATTTTAGGGTCTAGATTTATATCTGAAACCAGCAAATGTAGTTTGAATTTTGTTATTACACATGTATATCAATGAGTCTCAGATAAATgtaaaattaacaaactaattgatttgaaattaataataaattaatttattattggaTAAATTTATTCACTACTatgcattattaaaaaatatagatatattTATCGCTTTGTATTTGTATCAGTAAAGTACTACTCTTATAGTTCTAATGTCTAGGTAAAGTACTACTCTTATAGTTCTAATGTCTAGGTTAAGTCTTAGTTctgtttttaatatttgaatcGACATGTTTTATTTCTAAACATTTATTTCGTcctattttagttttttagccaattttttttttaaatacactttttctattatgatttttttaggTAGCGATAAATATTCCATTGGCTTCCTGTACTTTTTCGTATCGTAATTAGAGTGATTATAGTGGTGGTGGttctaatattttgaaaatgaaaataacaaaagaataaaagaaataagaaggcaATAATAATGGAAAATTTAGTTTCAACCAAAAGTttaaaatagaatgaaagaaaatgtttgtgaaaaaaaaaagttttaagtgttaagaactaaattaaaatttaactgaAACCTTAAAGTCTAAAATAATACTTTTGCCTTGTATAAATTATCCATGAAAGGATCGTGGTAATTTTTCCTCATCTACTTTGAGAGGATTTAGTTGTTTTCAAATCCAAAAGGAtgatattttttctatttttttagaaataattttaaaaattaacttcaaataaatatatttgtcatatataaattactttaaaactgcttaaattttatttaacttgttcacaaatatttcaaaattcaatGCTTTTTTTTAGACATGAAAATTTCAATGCTTCAAACACAATAGTATTGGTTGATGATTTACCTGATACTGGTGGGCTTTGTACTGCAATGAAAACAAAACAACGCAAATTGAAGGTTAAAACCAAGCCATCCATTAAGTGAACAAAATTTGAAGAATACAAATTATAGACATTATGTTATTAATTCAAGATTTTGCGAATGCTCAACACAAGTACACAATTCGGTGAACATTATAGAACGTATATATTGATTGGGTGAAAGCGAGAATAATATAATAGGGAACAATTTCACGAACTATAAAATGTTCATctatttgttttaatttgtttattagTAGATTTATAGCTATAATGGTTTTGTTTTCTTAATTTGATTATGGATTTTTCAATGGAAAATATAATTTCTCGGTTGTTAAATTTctaaaccaagaaaaaaaagatataataatgaaaatgttactatgaaaataaaaggaaaaaaaattataacaacaATCAATATTCCTATTTTAATGTGAAACAacaagataaatattttttttgttgccTACGGTATCCCCCAACCTGACAGGTCAAGGACTAATCCGTCGCGGATCggagctccatttaagggtctgCCGCTGGCCAATAGGTTGcaacacttgcttaagcggacgagtgagctgaccactcgaccaacccaagTTGGTTTAAGTTGTGCAACTTGTGATATTGGAAAACAAtcattttatattaatttaaaaatgaagAACCACCcgtattattaaaaaaataaaataattacaaatttatatttataatcacactttaaataataattgaatTCATATTTATAATGgaactttaaataaaaataaaatcaaactaaattcaaatttataataaaattttataaataatataatcaactaaatttatatatatttgtaattaaaatacaaataaaagtacAAAAACTAGATATCTGAATGGTTCCTAGCTTTTTATATTCATGAAAAAAATgattatttgatttaaaaaaatatttattactCTACTACAAAAATTtcattcttttataaaaaaaaataattatttagtgATTAATTACTCTACTAAAAAATTGTTGTCAAATACTTATAAAAATACACAAGTACAACTTTTTAAtctaactaaatttaaaaattttggtcATTTTAGACGTCGACACacataaaaaaaaggaaaaatctagggccagcagttttattgaattttgaccagcatgtaaccagcagaggaaggtaagccattggatgaaatttcacaccaatcttacaccatcaaatcatcattgatggctagttgatggctaacaatcacaaaaattgctggcccctagcattgctcataaaaaaaatctataataataataataataattaccaTTGTTGCATGTAGAAATCTCAACAGGGACAGAGCAAGCATTAGGAAGCTTCATGGCATCATCCCTAGAGATTTGCATGGAATCAAGCATCTGTTGGTTGTTGAAGAAAGCGCACAAACATTCTTGGTCATTTGATGTTGCAATTTCCCTCAAAGGTCCACAACATTCTTCAGGAACATTACTTTGGTCCTTCAGGTATTTATTACAAGCCACTAGCTTTTGCATGCATTGTGCTTCTTTCACC
The genomic region above belongs to Arachis stenosperma cultivar V10309 chromosome 5, arast.V10309.gnm1.PFL2, whole genome shotgun sequence and contains:
- the LOC130981323 gene encoding non-specific lipid transfer protein GPI-anchored 9-like; the encoded protein is MASKVMFSFFLIFSSIVHQGISQSLEELLGGLGKNMGVVKEAQCMQKLVACNKYLKDQSNVPEECCGPLREIATSNDQECLCAFFNNQQMLDSMQISRDDAMKLPNACSVPVEISTCNNVQSPPVSDINLDPKMFGPPAESSSATGLIRFGVSSFFALLAAALF